A stretch of Desulfotalea psychrophila LSv54 DNA encodes these proteins:
- a CDS encoding HAD-IA family hydrolase — MNILFDLDGTLTDSSDGITRCIQHALTELGHPAPPKEELFACIGPPLIHSFLNRLGVKEEKDALRAVAIYRERYTRIGCFENRLYPNIEEILEELKSAGHQLFVATAKPQPQVAPILDHFQIISFFSGIYGAHPDGRHTDKTELIASIIEREQIDPKNTVMIGDREYDMLGARNNRVGAIGANYGYGSAQELKKSGAQYLVENAGDIPACIAGLNLPL; from the coding sequence ATGAATATACTCTTTGACCTCGACGGAACCCTTACCGATTCCAGTGACGGAATTACCCGCTGCATCCAACACGCCCTCACAGAACTTGGCCATCCTGCCCCTCCCAAGGAGGAGCTGTTTGCCTGTATTGGCCCACCACTCATCCACAGTTTTCTCAATCGACTGGGAGTAAAGGAGGAGAAGGATGCCCTACGCGCCGTAGCGATCTACCGGGAACGCTATACAAGAATCGGTTGCTTTGAAAACAGACTCTATCCAAATATTGAAGAGATCCTTGAAGAGCTCAAATCTGCGGGGCACCAACTCTTTGTGGCAACGGCTAAGCCGCAACCACAGGTAGCCCCGATCCTTGACCATTTCCAGATTATCTCTTTTTTTAGCGGAATCTACGGCGCTCACCCCGATGGCAGACATACAGACAAGACAGAGCTCATCGCCTCCATAATAGAGAGAGAGCAGATCGACCCAAAAAATACGGTGATGATCGGAGACAGGGAGTACGATATGCTTGGGGCAAGAAATAATAGGGTGGGAGCAATTGGAGCCAACTACGGCTACGGCTCCGCCCAAGAGCTGAAGAAATCCGGGGCCCAATACCTGGTGGAGAATGCCGGCGACATCCCCGCCTGCATCGCCGGATTGAACCTGCCCCTCTGA
- a CDS encoding autotransporter family protein, which yields MKDVERRGRRKVYATKSALAGLLALSMGATNAWAGVTIGEGGAGRWDEPFYYALATAPATTRTAITHGKPGAPNIKKMAGSEPFLTGIRVESGSLDNEGEIRLYFRNEKGSISLIGIIGDTSRNGADVELGAEGGTATSATVKAKSFAYTYACGIQGEVGDNEGKINITAQSGTAEANAAKAKTSAYAHAHAHAYGIRGRVGDNIGHIELKALGGKATAKTTGTAYANASAYAYGIVSNVTNNSGEMELRAQGGTTNATALAKASAYAHARAHGIMHGVGSNEGKMTITAQGGEAEATAAETNGRVGATAGAIGISGTVGNNEGKMTIRATGGKTNGHGYSSSYAYAAGINGKVGDNIGHMEIRAEGGTATAKATGTADALAYALSSAHGIKGNVANNNGEMEIRAEGGKATAKTTANATTLALANTNATAYGIEGQVGSNKGKMTIIAQSGKAEATAAKAEAYAYAHACGIKGGVGSSSGNITVRATGGSAIATSTATAIANAKAYGMQSSVADLVNTGAIEVVARAGRYSTDGGTTYHSDSATAYGVYFNGLEESSLDSRALISVSALPAQDEAGKAIALGTDKTLQAHQVYSGGDLTIKGYAMKFNNQEQVTADYKGTIGVADGKRVTFAPDAQVYAFIDNDFGTVPNYSIPMLVEGETRNYNQFSVAQLVVSSPDYSISLLDGNGGTLQQLAIAYVPKVSTPLVTAQVNQKMLTSGTTIVEKSSLSPMLAMMERSNPRASAYDGVLLASTSPILTVPDMEILPQKRGWAFAMPYYSNVSNNASPMGYDADIYGATAGYNHWIDSDLILGFHAGYGSGDINYTGKGYEQKKENLKAGSLGVQSLYRFADDWLLQSIASFYYSSNDYSDNNPLNREQGDYHGYGVNAKLDLDYVFSFINNRLIPSVGLRYLWQHVDSYTAYNLDNADVNYGDMDENQLYASLGLDWYGDYQTESNWQIVPSLGLGIEQALTDNEFGNSMGVGSVIIPVTNSMDKTSVSARASIEFVKDSYALSAGYAGAYSSDTKNSSFYLQMKYFF from the coding sequence ATGAAGGATGTAGAGAGACGAGGACGGAGAAAGGTCTATGCCACCAAGAGTGCCCTGGCGGGCCTGCTGGCCCTGAGCATGGGAGCAACCAACGCCTGGGCAGGAGTTACCATCGGAGAGGGAGGAGCGGGGAGATGGGATGAGCCATTTTATTATGCCCTCGCCACCGCCCCGGCGACAACGAGAACTGCCATCACTCATGGCAAGCCAGGAGCCCCTAATATAAAAAAGATGGCTGGTTCCGAGCCATTTCTCACCGGGATAAGAGTTGAGAGTGGTAGCCTCGACAATGAGGGAGAGATCAGGCTCTACTTCAGGAATGAAAAGGGATCTATCAGCCTCATTGGCATTATAGGCGACACCAGCCGGAACGGGGCAGACGTTGAGCTGGGGGCCGAGGGCGGCACGGCCACCTCCGCCACCGTCAAAGCCAAATCCTTCGCCTACACCTACGCCTGCGGCATACAGGGTGAGGTGGGGGACAATGAGGGCAAGATAAACATCACCGCTCAGAGCGGCACCGCCGAAGCCAACGCCGCCAAAGCCAAAACCTCCGCCTACGCCCACGCCCACGCCCACGCCTACGGAATAAGGGGTAGGGTAGGAGACAATATTGGTCACATAGAGCTCAAAGCCCTAGGCGGCAAGGCCACCGCCAAGACTACCGGCACCGCCTACGCCAATGCCTCCGCCTACGCCTACGGCATAGTGAGTAATGTGACAAACAATAGTGGGGAGATGGAGCTCAGGGCTCAGGGCGGCACCACCAACGCCACCGCCCTCGCCAAAGCCTCCGCCTACGCCCACGCCCGTGCCCACGGAATAATGCATGGGGTGGGAAGCAATGAGGGCAAAATGACCATCACCGCTCAAGGCGGTGAGGCCGAAGCTACCGCCGCCGAAACCAACGGTCGTGTCGGCGCCACCGCCGGCGCCATCGGCATATCAGGTACGGTGGGAAACAATGAGGGCAAGATGACCATCAGAGCTACGGGCGGCAAGACCAACGGTCACGGCTACAGCTCCTCCTACGCCTACGCCGCCGGCATAAATGGTAAGGTAGGAGACAATATTGGTCATATGGAAATCAGGGCTGAGGGCGGCACGGCCACCGCCAAAGCTACCGGCACCGCCGACGCCCTGGCCTACGCCCTATCCTCCGCCCACGGCATAAAGGGTAATGTGGCAAACAATAATGGGGAAATGGAGATCAGGGCTGAGGGCGGCAAGGCCACCGCCAAGACTACCGCCAACGCGACCACCCTCGCCCTCGCCAACACCAACGCCACAGCCTACGGCATAGAGGGTCAGGTGGGAAGCAATAAGGGCAAGATGACCATCATTGCTCAGAGCGGTAAGGCCGAAGCCACCGCCGCCAAAGCCGAAGCCTATGCCTACGCCCACGCCTGCGGCATAAAGGGTGGGGTGGGAAGCAGTAGTGGTAATATTACTGTTAGGGCAACGGGTGGTAGCGCCATTGCTACCTCCACTGCGACTGCCATTGCTAATGCCAAAGCCTATGGTATGCAGAGTTCGGTTGCAGATTTAGTAAATACGGGGGCCATAGAGGTGGTGGCACGGGCGGGACGATATTCCACCGACGGTGGAACAACCTATCACAGTGATTCCGCTACCGCCTATGGGGTCTATTTTAATGGATTGGAGGAAAGCTCTCTTGATTCCCGTGCTCTTATTTCAGTGAGCGCCCTGCCGGCACAGGATGAGGCGGGTAAGGCAATAGCCTTAGGCACTGACAAGACTCTCCAGGCCCATCAGGTCTATAGCGGGGGAGACCTAACCATAAAGGGCTATGCCATGAAGTTTAATAACCAGGAGCAGGTTACTGCTGATTATAAAGGGACTATTGGCGTTGCCGATGGCAAAAGAGTCACCTTTGCCCCCGATGCACAAGTCTATGCCTTCATCGATAATGATTTTGGCACGGTGCCCAATTACAGCATACCTATGTTGGTTGAGGGGGAAACGCGTAACTACAATCAATTCTCCGTGGCCCAGCTTGTCGTCAGTAGCCCGGACTATAGTATATCTTTGCTTGACGGCAATGGCGGAACACTTCAGCAACTGGCCATCGCCTACGTCCCCAAAGTTTCCACCCCCCTGGTCACGGCCCAGGTCAACCAAAAGATGCTGACCAGTGGCACCACCATTGTAGAAAAGAGCTCTTTATCGCCTATGCTTGCCATGATGGAGAGGAGTAATCCTCGCGCTTCGGCCTACGACGGTGTTCTTCTGGCCAGCACATCACCTATCCTGACTGTCCCTGATATGGAGATTTTACCCCAAAAAAGGGGCTGGGCCTTTGCCATGCCCTATTATAGTAATGTGAGTAATAACGCCTCGCCCATGGGCTATGATGCCGATATTTATGGAGCCACAGCTGGATATAACCACTGGATAGATTCTGATCTCATCCTCGGTTTTCATGCTGGTTATGGTTCCGGTGATATTAATTATACGGGCAAGGGCTATGAGCAGAAGAAGGAGAATCTTAAGGCTGGATCCCTCGGGGTGCAAAGCCTGTATCGTTTTGCTGATGACTGGTTGTTACAGAGCATAGCCTCCTTTTATTATAGCAGTAACGATTATAGCGATAATAACCCGCTCAACCGGGAGCAGGGCGACTACCATGGCTACGGGGTGAATGCCAAGCTTGACCTTGACTATGTCTTCAGTTTTATCAATAACCGCCTGATACCCAGTGTGGGGCTGCGCTATCTCTGGCAGCACGTCGATAGCTATACCGCTTATAATCTGGACAACGCCGATGTGAACTACGGTGATATGGATGAGAATCAGCTCTATGCCAGCCTGGGCCTTGATTGGTACGGTGATTACCAGACGGAATCAAATTGGCAGATAGTGCCCAGTCTCGGCCTGGGCATCGAGCAGGCCCTCACCGATAACGAATTTGGCAACAGCATGGGAGTGGGAAGTGTCATCATTCCGGTGACAAACTCAATGGATAAGACCTCTGTCTCCGCCCGGGCCTCCATTGAGTTTGTTAAGGATTCCTATGCGCTGAGCGCTGGATATGCTGGAGCCTATTCGAGTGACACCAAGAACAGCTCCTTCTATCTGCAGATGAAGTATTTCTTTTAA
- a CDS encoding autotransporter family protein: MKDAEKRDGRKVYATRSALAGLLALSMGATNAWAGVTFAEKGGDGTDKNPFYYALATGTAINTTPIKHGTPAGPMTRNGGDIFIYGIKITGGNLDNKGEIRIHSKNDTGSTNLLAIKSTGDASSTIQNEANIELEAKGGSSTSSSSAYTFGIMGEITRNEGNMTIRSTGGTLTAASAEASAEAGAAGIGSYGDLYNQGRIEVVAQAGRYSADGGATYQSDSATALGILFAREGTLDSRAPIAVQARGATNTADSERSIFSGTEELKSGKFLRAYQVLTYSALTIKGYSMVFNNQEEVDEHYRGAIGTIGDGTATFAPDAVLYVFTDNNFAKATTYKIPTLVEDAAISDQFTSAQLALTSPDYRANLVDGDGKKLQQLAIAYAPEVSTPLVSAQVNQKILASGTTIVRASSLSPMLAKMERSNPRASAYDGVLLASTSPVLAVPDMEILPQKRGWAFAMPYYSNVSNNASPMGYDADIYGATAGYNHWIDSDLILGFHAGYGSGDINYTGKGYEQKKENLKAGSLGVQSLYRFADDWLLQSIASFYYSSNDYSDNNPLNREQGDYHGYGVNANLDLDYVFSFTNNRLVPSVGLRYLWQHVDSYTAYNLDNADVNYGDMDENQLYANLGLDWYGDYRTESNWQIVPSLGLGVEQALTDNEFGNSMGVGSIIIPVTNSMDKTSVSARASIEFVKDSYALSAGYAGAYSSDTKNSSFYLQMKYFF, translated from the coding sequence ATGAAGGATGCAGAGAAGCGAGACGGCAGAAAAGTCTATGCCACCAGGAGTGCCCTGGCGGGCCTGCTCGCCCTGAGCATGGGAGCAACCAACGCCTGGGCGGGTGTCACTTTCGCCGAGAAAGGAGGAGACGGGACAGATAAAAATCCATTTTACTATGCCCTCGCCACCGGCACAGCGATAAATACGACCCCAATCAAGCATGGCACACCAGCAGGCCCCATGACAAGGAATGGCGGTGATATTTTCATTTACGGAATAAAGATCACGGGTGGCAACCTCGACAATAAGGGAGAGATCAGGATCCACTCCAAAAATGACACGGGTTCGACCAATCTCCTTGCTATTAAGAGCACTGGTGATGCCAGTAGCACAATTCAGAACGAGGCGAACATTGAACTGGAGGCCAAGGGCGGTTCCTCCACCTCCTCCTCCAGCGCCTACACCTTCGGCATAATGGGTGAGATAACAAGGAATGAGGGCAATATGACCATCAGATCTACGGGCGGCACGCTCACCGCCGCCTCCGCTGAGGCCTCTGCCGAAGCCGGCGCTGCCGGCATAGGCAGCTATGGTGATCTCTACAATCAGGGGCGGATAGAGGTGGTGGCCCAGGCAGGCCGATACTCCGCCGACGGTGGGGCAACCTATCAGAGTGATTCCGCTACGGCCTTGGGTATTCTTTTTGCAAGGGAAGGAACCCTTGATTCCCGTGCTCCCATCGCTGTTCAGGCCAGAGGGGCAACGAATACAGCGGACAGTGAGAGATCCATTTTCAGCGGCACAGAGGAACTGAAAAGTGGAAAATTCCTTCGGGCCTATCAAGTGCTCACCTATAGTGCATTGACAATCAAAGGTTACTCCATGGTCTTTAACAACCAGGAGGAGGTGGACGAGCACTATCGGGGAGCCATCGGCACAATAGGCGACGGTACGGCAACATTTGCCCCCGATGCCGTCCTCTATGTCTTCACCGACAATAACTTTGCCAAGGCAACAACTTACAAAATCCCCACCCTGGTGGAAGATGCGGCCATCAGCGATCAATTTACCTCGGCCCAACTGGCCCTGACCAGTCCCGACTACAGGGCCAACCTGGTGGATGGAGATGGCAAAAAACTCCAGCAACTGGCCATCGCCTACGCCCCCGAGGTTTCCACTCCCCTGGTCTCAGCACAGGTCAATCAAAAGATACTGGCCAGTGGCACCACCATTGTAAGGGCGAGCTCGTTATCGCCTATGCTTGCCAAGATGGAGAGGAGTAATCCTCGCGCTTCGGCCTACGATGGTGTTCTTCTTGCCAGCACATCACCTGTCCTGGCTGTCCCTGATATGGAGATTTTACCCCAAAAAAGGGGCTGGGCCTTTGCCATGCCCTATTATAGTAATGTGAGTAACAACGCCTCGCCCATGGGCTATGATGCCGATATTTATGGGGCCACGGCTGGATATAACCACTGGATAGACTCTGATCTCATCCTCGGTTTTCATGCTGGTTATGGTTCCGGTGATATTAATTATACGGGCAAGGGCTATGAGCAGAAGAAGGAGAATCTTAAGGCTGGATCCCTCGGGGTGCAAAGCCTGTATCGTTTTGCTGATGACTGGTTGTTACAGAGCATAGCCTCCTTTTATTATAGCAGTAACGATTATAGCGATAATAACCCGCTCAACCGGGAGCAGGGCGACTACCATGGCTACGGGGTGAATGCCAATCTTGACCTTGACTATGTCTTTAGTTTTACCAATAATCGCCTGGTACCCAGTGTAGGCCTGCGCTATCTCTGGCAGCACGTCGATAGCTATACCGCTTATAATCTGGACAACGCCGATGTGAACTACGGTGATATGGATGAGAATCAGCTCTATGCCAACCTGGGCCTTGATTGGTACGGTGATTATCGCACGGAATCGAATTGGCAGATAGTGCCAAGTTTGGGCTTGGGAGTTGAGCAGGCACTCACCGATAACGAATTTGGCAACAGCATGGGAGTGGGCAGTATCATCATTCCGGTGACAAACTCAATGGATAAGACCTCTGTCTCCGCCCGGGCCTCCATTGAGTTTGTTAAGGATTCCTATGCGCTGAGCGCTGGATATGCTGGAGCCTATTCGAGTGACACCAAGAACAGCTCCTTCTATCTGCAGATGAAGTATTTCTTTTAA